One Triticum dicoccoides isolate Atlit2015 ecotype Zavitan chromosome 5B, WEW_v2.0, whole genome shotgun sequence genomic window carries:
- the LOC119309508 gene encoding uncharacterized protein LOC119309508 — protein MPARDGARRGADNRRLADRDDWAAPRRAWAAAPYWPLPAREGTLDGRCDARLPLPGSQGARRWEVAGRLREDNQRREDELHPELQRRSVYSAPSRPGPEVGQSSCQGARSSVGSDDRARYGSKESDSADSLNWHRSLSWSPRYTPRCTSEEAPGPVGPSTKRKKKHSGGLSGQQEAPVIPPARASRARTHDETLCINCGCAGHFHSECLTPSRCPTTLAYLGYGVEGGGFYYVDATLEDEPVRPHLATITLVPDQQPPPSVVVTAETIRAELSAYIGDYRDSAFSWEVTETAPMVFSVPFPSAEMLNVCSHDHIKCPINNFMISIQKADAEPDTVAPLTQVWMLIYGLPSGGKRKHILKAISEPVGKILTVDLDSLEGDGPARVKLLCQAPADVDGLSLIFYFGKNKGKCITYKIDLDPLEGRPEDEPPAPTPAPPVAGRDNEDSQSEDNSPKSDDGLPPTASTENPRAPASAGTVGAGLPGGSTLALAVVAASSLVPELEEETLNARLDVRPPSPPRSPGVVCYSRSHRLPRGQPRDPACTLTGSGIQAERASLPISDSPGRLGSYDPGEGGHACGDT, from the coding sequence ATGCCGGCTAGGGACGGCGCCCGACGGGGGGCCGACAACCGCCGGCTCGCTGACCGGGATGACTGGGCCGCTCCCCGCAGAGCTTGGGCAGCCGCTCCCTACTGGCCGCTCCCCGCTCGTGAGGGCACCCTTGACGGCCGGTGCGACGCGCGACTCCCTCTGCCTGGTTCGCAGGGGGCGCGACGCTGGGAGGTGGCTGGGCGGCTGCGTGAAGACAACCAGCGACGCGAAGATGAACTCCACCCCGAGCTACAACGCCGGTCTGTGTACTCCGCCCCTAGCCGACCTGGTCCGGAGGTGGGTCAGAGCTCGTGCCAAGGCGCCCGGAGTTCCGTAGGTTCGGATGACCGTGCTCGGTATGGGTCTAAGGAGTCGGACAGTGCGGACTCGCTCAATTGGCATAGGTCCTTGTCCTGGTCGCCGCGGTACACCCCCCGTTGCACCTCGGAGGAGGCTCCGGGTCCAGTTGGGCCGTCGACGAAGCGGAAGAAGAAGCACTCGGGTGGGCTCAGTGGTCAGCAGGAGGCCCCGGTGATTCCCCCGGCCAGAGCCAGTCGCGCCCGGACCCATGACGAGACATTGTGCATCAACTGTGGGTGTGCCGGTCACTTCCATTCGGAGTGCTTGACGCCCTCCCGGTGCCCTACCACTCTTGCCTACCTGGGGTACggggtggaggggggtggcttctaCTATGTGGACGCGACCCTGGAGGACGAACCCGTCCGGCCGCACCTAGCGACGATCACCCTCGTGCCGGATCAGCAGCCGCCGCCGTCGGTTGTGGTTACCGCTGAGACCATACGGGCAGAGCTGTCAGCATACATTGGCGATTATAGAGACAGCGCCTTCTCTTGGGAAGTCACTGAGACAGCACCGATGGTCTTCTCGGTACCCTTCCCTTCTGCTGAGATGCTCAATGTCTGCAGCCACGACCACATCAAGTGCCCCATCAACAACTTCATGATCTCAATCCAGAAGGCTGATGCTGAGCCGGACACGGTGGCCCCCCTTACCCAGGTGTGGATGCTCATCTACGGGCTCCCGAGTGGGGGCAAGCGCAAGCACATTCTCAAGGCCATCTCGGAGCCGGTGGGCAAGATTCTGACGGTCGATCTGGATTCCTTGGAGGGCGATGGCCCGGCGCGCGTCAAGCTCCTTTGTCAGGCTCCAGCTGATGTGGACGGCCTGTCCTTAATCTTTTACTTcggcaagaacaagggcaagtgtaTCACCTACAAGATCGATCTGGATCCACTGGAGGGGCGACCGGAGGACGAGCCGCCCGCACCAACACCGGCCCCACCCGTGGCGGGACGGGACAATGAGGATAGCCAGTCTGAGGACAACTCCCCGAAGTCGGATGATGGGCTTCCGCCGACGGCGTCGACCGAGAACCCTCGCGCGCCAGCTTCGGCTGGTACGGTGGGCGCTGGACTGCCGGGTGGCTCCACCCTCGCCCTTGCTGTTGTAGCGGCATCTTCGCTGGTTCCTGAGCTGGAGGAGGAGACCCTGAATGCTAGGCTGGATGTTCGCCCGCCGTCCCCGCCGCGCTCCCCTGGGGTGGTGTGCTACTCTCGCTCGCACCGACTCCCCCGTGGCCAGCCTCGGGACCCAGCCTGTACCCTCACCGGCAGTGGCATCCAGGCAGAGCGCGCGTCTCTGCCGATCTCGGACTCTCCCGGGCGGTTGGGTTCCTACGATCCCGGAGAAGGTGGCCATGCGTGCGGTGACACATGA